A single Caldilineales bacterium DNA region contains:
- a CDS encoding carboxypeptidase regulatory-like domain-containing protein — MFRTRLFPLALALITLLVGLQPAFGANAAALPPAAPKVVPTISYKIITTGAGLYQVTHTNLTGAGFDPSGIDTDTFQLFNEGEEVAFFLYDGGDHSFDPGDYFLFYAEAKLTRYTNTSVYWFTANQASRLQPTSRDGTPGAAPLAPNFWRTLHFEQNKVYKSALPLSGEADRWYWIYFKACPTGDRTCNDTDGKKNSRSLTANLPAVSSSPHTATLSPVLRGQSNDFANPDHHFLTFVNGTQVGDTTFEGAISYTGNLSVNSALLVSGNNTIRFDIPADISGASNDGYINFFDITYLSDFAADANRLVFDGASGAWRYQVGNFTNANILAFDITNPKQPVMITGLAVSGGGPFSAAFESTSVLQAAGASANNSYYLVANPAWQTPTIIVDAISDLQSYANGADYIIITHANFMAQAQQLAAFRAAGNGFRTAVVDVQDIYDEFNGGLMSAEAIRDFIFYASHYWQPPRPQYVVLFGDGHYDFLNSLGSNEPIYMPPYLLGVDPFQGETAADNRFVDVFGDEQYDSDGDDTNTARNIAITNGIMNLAVDFGFHPIVLAQSEGTTTTAAEQSGDGRPAAATAQLQPNLVKAFGDTVWWDEDRDGVFDAEERGAPGVTVNLLQGGAVYLSQTTDANGGYSFEDIPSNDYQLEFVLPAGWSFTARNVGGPDCEIAHNDPAICDRYDSDPDLNTGLTDILTYVYPQQAQDNWDAGLVRPGTIGNLVWLDSDGDGLQDAGEAGIAGVLIELLQNNVVIDTASTDADGYYFFYDLPDGVYDVRVAGSNFGGGPLTGLFRSDWDQGFDLMPDLSLGRFPVNTVAEAQEMVNRTLAYQLNAPPGDWNQHIVFVSDNPDGAGDFYAHSNEVADNIWPYPSGVEKVYYQQTHATSTAAKAAIKAGIDAGALFVTYNGHSSKRTWGDQLWDTVDVDTLNNTTFPIFLPMTCLEGQYINPGFVSMGEKSVRTIGRGAVATFSPTGLGVATGHQFLYDQFFESLVYDGETQIGPLTVNSKRSLFESHSLFKDLLDTYVLFGDPALVVNTPRPDVAITKTVEPSGTVAPGDPITYTLTYTNVGQLDAPDVVITDILPSQLQNPSFSSNPPLTADPGSPYIWQVGLLTPGAGGTITIHATVDPNTPAGGQIVNTARIDTSGDDANLNNNEATVTTPVAASITLGGKTWYDVNGNGLREGSETLPVANVPISVTRLSTGQVFTTQTNPNGDWQITGLPPGTYQIGSALPPFLARTTPSTLAATVAGGGSATNLDFGFISPTAVDLVAFTARLEPQGAEIAWQTRSEQGVVGFYLWRSANAEAQGERISDLIPAGGEAEGAAYRFTDSLVHDAHWYYRLEAVPASGASQFFGPVELAPGDGAAGSQKVFFGLVLRRARP, encoded by the coding sequence ATGTTTCGAACCCGTCTCTTTCCCCTGGCGCTGGCCCTGATCACGCTTCTGGTCGGGCTACAACCGGCTTTCGGCGCCAACGCCGCCGCCCTTCCGCCAGCGGCGCCAAAAGTCGTGCCAACGATCTCCTACAAGATCATCACCACGGGCGCCGGCCTGTATCAGGTGACGCATACCAACCTGACCGGAGCCGGATTCGATCCGAGCGGCATCGACACCGACACCTTCCAGCTTTTCAACGAGGGCGAGGAGGTCGCATTCTTTTTGTACGATGGCGGGGATCACAGCTTCGATCCCGGCGACTACTTCCTGTTCTACGCCGAAGCCAAACTGACGCGCTATACCAACACCAGTGTCTACTGGTTCACGGCCAACCAGGCCAGCCGCCTGCAGCCAACCAGTCGGGATGGCACACCGGGCGCGGCGCCGCTGGCCCCCAATTTCTGGCGCACCCTCCATTTCGAGCAGAACAAGGTCTACAAGAGCGCCTTGCCCCTCAGCGGTGAGGCCGACCGCTGGTACTGGATCTACTTCAAAGCCTGCCCGACCGGCGACCGCACCTGCAACGATACCGACGGCAAGAAAAACTCGCGCAGCCTGACCGCCAACCTGCCTGCCGTCAGCAGCTCGCCGCACACGGCCACCCTCTCGCCGGTGTTGCGCGGGCAGTCGAATGATTTCGCCAACCCCGACCATCATTTCCTCACCTTCGTCAATGGCACACAGGTGGGCGACACCACTTTCGAAGGGGCGATCTCCTATACGGGCAATCTGAGCGTCAATAGCGCCCTGCTGGTATCGGGCAACAACACCATCCGCTTCGACATCCCCGCCGACATCAGCGGCGCCAGCAACGACGGCTACATCAACTTCTTCGACATCACCTATCTCAGCGATTTCGCTGCCGATGCCAACCGCCTCGTCTTCGACGGCGCCTCAGGCGCCTGGCGATACCAGGTCGGTAACTTTACCAATGCCAACATCCTGGCGTTCGACATCACCAACCCCAAACAGCCGGTGATGATCACCGGGTTGGCCGTGAGTGGCGGCGGGCCGTTCAGCGCCGCCTTCGAGTCCACCAGCGTCCTCCAGGCCGCCGGCGCCAGCGCCAACAACAGCTACTACCTAGTGGCCAACCCCGCCTGGCAGACGCCCACCATCATCGTCGATGCCATCTCCGACCTGCAGTCGTATGCCAACGGCGCCGACTACATCATCATCACCCATGCCAATTTCATGGCCCAGGCGCAACAACTGGCTGCGTTCCGGGCCGCGGGCAACGGCTTCCGCACCGCCGTCGTCGATGTCCAGGATATCTATGATGAATTCAACGGCGGTCTGATGTCGGCGGAGGCCATCCGCGACTTCATATTCTACGCCTCGCACTACTGGCAGCCGCCGCGACCGCAGTATGTCGTCCTCTTTGGCGACGGCCACTATGACTTCTTGAACTCGCTAGGCTCGAACGAACCCATCTACATGCCGCCCTATCTGTTAGGCGTCGATCCCTTCCAGGGCGAGACGGCGGCGGACAACCGTTTCGTCGATGTTTTCGGCGATGAACAGTACGACAGCGATGGCGACGACACCAACACCGCCCGCAACATCGCCATCACCAACGGCATCATGAATCTGGCCGTCGATTTCGGCTTCCATCCCATCGTCTTGGCGCAGTCAGAAGGGACGACAACCACCGCCGCCGAGCAGTCTGGCGACGGGCGTCCGGCAGCAGCGACGGCGCAGTTGCAGCCGAATCTAGTCAAGGCCTTTGGTGACACAGTCTGGTGGGACGAGGATCGCGACGGCGTCTTCGATGCTGAAGAACGCGGCGCGCCGGGCGTCACCGTCAACCTGCTGCAGGGCGGCGCCGTCTATCTTTCGCAAACCACCGACGCCAATGGCGGCTATTCGTTCGAGGATATTCCCAGCAACGACTACCAGCTAGAATTCGTGTTGCCGGCGGGCTGGTCGTTCACTGCCCGCAATGTCGGCGGCCCCGATTGCGAGATCGCCCACAATGACCCCGCCATCTGCGACCGCTACGATTCGGACCCTGATCTGAACACCGGTCTGACCGACATCCTGACCTATGTCTATCCTCAGCAGGCGCAAGATAACTGGGACGCTGGCCTGGTGCGGCCTGGCACCATTGGCAACCTGGTGTGGCTGGATAGCGACGGCGACGGACTCCAGGATGCGGGCGAAGCCGGCATTGCCGGTGTGCTGATCGAACTGCTGCAAAACAATGTAGTCATCGACACTGCTTCAACGGATGCCGACGGCTACTACTTCTTCTACGACCTGCCCGATGGCGTCTATGATGTGCGCGTGGCCGGGTCGAACTTCGGCGGCGGCCCCCTGACCGGGCTTTTCCGCAGCGACTGGGACCAGGGCTTCGACCTGATGCCCGACCTCAGCTTGGGGCGCTTCCCGGTCAACACCGTCGCCGAGGCCCAGGAGATGGTGAACCGCACCCTGGCCTACCAACTCAACGCCCCGCCGGGCGACTGGAACCAGCACATCGTCTTCGTCTCCGACAACCCCGACGGTGCTGGCGATTTCTACGCTCACTCGAACGAGGTGGCCGACAACATCTGGCCCTACCCCAGCGGCGTCGAGAAGGTCTACTACCAGCAGACCCACGCCACCAGCACCGCGGCCAAGGCGGCAATCAAGGCCGGCATCGACGCCGGGGCCTTGTTCGTCACCTACAACGGTCACTCCAGCAAACGCACCTGGGGCGACCAGCTTTGGGATACGGTCGATGTCGATACCCTGAACAACACCACCTTCCCCATCTTCCTGCCCATGACCTGTCTCGAAGGCCAGTATATCAACCCTGGCTTCGTCAGCATGGGCGAGAAGTCCGTCCGCACCATTGGCCGCGGCGCCGTCGCCACCTTCTCGCCCACGGGTCTGGGCGTGGCCACCGGCCACCAATTCCTCTACGACCAGTTCTTCGAGTCGCTGGTCTACGACGGCGAGACCCAGATCGGCCCCCTGACCGTGAACAGCAAACGCTCGCTGTTCGAGAGCCACAGCCTGTTCAAGGACCTGCTGGACACCTACGTGCTCTTCGGCGACCCGGCCCTGGTCGTCAACACCCCCCGCCCCGACGTAGCCATCACCAAGACCGTGGAACCGTCGGGTACGGTGGCGCCGGGCGACCCCATCACCTACACCCTGACCTATACCAACGTCGGCCAGCTCGACGCCCCCGATGTCGTCATCACCGACATCCTCCCCAGCCAACTCCAGAACCCCAGCTTCAGCAGCAATCCCCCGTTGACAGCAGACCCTGGATCCCCCTACATCTGGCAGGTCGGGCTGCTGACGCCAGGCGCCGGCGGTACGATCACCATCCACGCCACCGTCGATCCGAACACTCCCGCCGGCGGCCAGATCGTCAACACCGCTCGCATCGACACCAGCGGCGATGACGCCAACCTCAACAACAACGAAGCGACCGTAACCACGCCGGTGGCCGCATCGATCACGCTCGGCGGCAAGACCTGGTATGATGTCAACGGCAACGGCCTCCGTGAAGGCAGCGAGACCCTGCCCGTCGCCAATGTCCCCATCTCGGTGACACGTCTCAGCACCGGCCAGGTCTTCACCACCCAAACGAATCCGAACGGCGACTGGCAGATCACCGGCCTGCCGCCCGGAACCTACCAGATCGGCAGCGCCCTGCCGCCCTTCCTGGCCCGCACGACCCCCTCAACGCTTGCTGCCACCGTTGCTGGCGGCGGCTCGGCAACCAACCTTGACTTCGGCTTCATCTCCCCCACCGCCGTCGATCTTGTCGCCTTCACGGCCCGGCTGGAACCGCAAGGAGCGGAGATTGCCTGGCAGACCAGGTCGGAACAGGGCGTGGTTGGGTTCTATCTCTGGCGCAGCGCCAACGCCGAGGCGCAGGGCGAACGCATCAGCGACCTGATCCCGGCCGGCGGCGAAGCCGAAGGCGCAGCTTATCGCTTTACCGATAGCCTGGTGCACGACGCCCACTGGTACTACCGCTTGGAGGCAGTGCCTGCCTCTGGCGCCAGCCAGTTCTTTGGCCCGGTGGAGCTTGCACCCGGTGATGGCGCTGCTGGTTCGCAGAAGGTGTTCTTTGGCCTGGTGTTGCGAAGGGCCAGACCCTGA